A single Triticum dicoccoides isolate Atlit2015 ecotype Zavitan chromosome 2A, WEW_v2.0, whole genome shotgun sequence DNA region contains:
- the LOC119359161 gene encoding dirigent protein 1-like has translation MTSSSLLLLLALMLAWSAPAFLLARAGDQGLKRIHLYMHETFAGPNATAIVVVPSPLGANATFGLVGVLDDELRDGPDPKSSSLVGRYQGIFAGAGLVSPPGMQSAINFVFTAGEHSGSTLAMLGPVLSFTGAIERAVVGGTGAFRMARGYCVMMAAGNPTPDSIVYEVDLFVKMDYA, from the coding sequence ATGACCTCCTCCTCGCTGCTGCTCTTGCTCGCTCTCATGCTGGCCTGGTCAGCACCAGCCTTCCTCCTGGCGCGCGCCGGCGACCAAGGGCTCAAGCGCATCCACCTGTACATGCACGAGACCTTCGCCGGCCCCAACGCGACGGCGATCGTGGTGGTGCCATCACCACTGGGCGCCAACGCGACGTTCGGGCTGGTCGGCgtgcttgacgacgagctgcgcGACGGCCCGGACCCGAAGAGCTCGTCGCTAGTGGGCCGGTACCAGGGCATTTTCGCTGGAGCCGGGCTCGTGAGCCCGCCGGGCATGCAGTCGGCGATCAACTTCGTGTTCACGGCCGGGGAACACAGCGGGAGCACGCTGGCCATGCTGGGGCCTGTTCTGAGCTTCACAGGTGCCATCGAGCGCGCCGTGGTGGGCGGCACCGGCGCGTTCAGGATGGCGCGTGGGTACTGCGTCATGATGGCCGCGGGCAACCCCACGCCTGACTCCATCGTCTACGAGGTCGACCTATTCGTGAAGATGGATTATGCCTGA